The following coding sequences are from one Streptomyces venezuelae window:
- a CDS encoding M20/M25/M40 family metallo-hydrolase gives MEQEQEQEQESDDTVDALALDEVVTFTSGLIRIDTTNRGGGDCRERPAAEYAAERLADAGLEPLLLERTPGRTNVVARIEGTDPAADALLVHGHLDVVPAEAADWSVDPFSGEIRDGVVWGRGAIDMKNMDAMILSVVRRWARAGVRPRRDLVIAFTADEEASAEDGSGFLTDQHAALFEGCTEGISESGAFTFHDGRGNQIYPIAAGERGTGWLKLTARGKAGHGSKVNHANAVSRLAGAIARIGEHRWPVRLTPTVRASLVELAALYGLETDPDAPGYDVDAFMEKLGPTADLVAPTVRNSANPTMLQSGYKVNVIPGEAVAYVDGRFLPGGEEEFQRTLDRLTGPDVDWEFHHREVALQAPVDSPTYARMRAAVEEFAPEGHVVPYCMSGGTDAKQFSRLGITGYGFSPLRTPEGFDYQALFHGVDECVPVDALHFGVRVLDRFLRTA, from the coding sequence ATGGAGCAGGAGCAGGAGCAGGAGCAGGAGTCCGACGACACCGTGGACGCGCTGGCGCTCGACGAGGTCGTCACGTTCACCTCCGGGCTCATCCGCATCGACACCACCAACCGTGGCGGCGGCGACTGCCGCGAGCGGCCCGCCGCCGAGTACGCGGCAGAGCGCCTCGCCGACGCGGGCCTCGAACCCCTGCTCCTGGAGCGCACCCCGGGCCGCACCAACGTCGTCGCCCGCATCGAGGGCACGGATCCGGCCGCCGACGCCCTCCTCGTCCACGGGCACCTCGACGTCGTGCCCGCCGAGGCCGCCGACTGGAGCGTCGACCCGTTCTCCGGCGAGATCCGCGACGGCGTCGTCTGGGGCCGCGGCGCCATCGACATGAAGAACATGGACGCGATGATCCTGTCCGTGGTCCGGCGGTGGGCCCGCGCGGGGGTGCGGCCCCGGCGCGACCTCGTGATCGCCTTCACCGCCGACGAGGAGGCCAGCGCCGAGGACGGTTCGGGCTTCCTCACCGACCAGCACGCCGCGCTCTTCGAGGGCTGCACGGAAGGCATCAGCGAGTCGGGCGCCTTCACCTTCCACGACGGCCGCGGCAACCAGATCTACCCCATCGCGGCGGGGGAGCGCGGCACCGGCTGGCTCAAGCTCACCGCGCGCGGCAAGGCGGGCCACGGCTCGAAGGTCAATCACGCCAACGCGGTCAGCAGGCTGGCCGGCGCCATCGCCCGCATCGGCGAGCACCGCTGGCCGGTCCGGCTCACCCCTACCGTGCGCGCCTCCCTCGTCGAGCTGGCCGCGCTCTACGGCCTGGAGACCGACCCCGACGCGCCGGGCTACGACGTGGACGCCTTCATGGAGAAGCTCGGCCCGACCGCCGACCTCGTCGCGCCGACCGTCCGCAACAGCGCCAATCCGACGATGCTGCAGTCGGGTTACAAGGTCAATGTGATCCCTGGGGAGGCAGTGGCGTACGTGGACGGCCGCTTTCTGCCGGGCGGAGAGGAAGAGTTCCAACGAACGCTTGACCGGCTCACGGGGCCTGACGTCGACTGGGAGTTCCACCACCGCGAGGTGGCGCTGCAGGCGCCGGTCGACTCGCCGACGTACGCGCGCATGCGGGCGGCCGTCGAGGAGTTCGCGCCGGAGGGCCACGTCGTGCCGTACTGCATGTCGGGCGGCACGGACGCCAAGCAGTTCTCGCGGCTGGGCATCACCGGCTACGGCTTCTCGCCGCTGAGGACACCGGAGGGCTTCGACTACCAGGCGCTCTTCCACGGAGTCGACGAGTGCGTCCCGGTCGACGCGCTGCACTTCGGCGTCCGAGTCCTCGACCGCTTTCTGCGTACGGCCTAG
- a CDS encoding prolyl oligopeptidase family serine peptidase, with protein sequence MQTLAYGSWPSPIDAELAATHDGAPGFVGFVGAETWWTAPRPTEAGRRALVRRLPDGEERTVLPAPWNVRSRVVEYGGRPWAGAECPEGPLVVFVDFADQRLYAYEPDTPGAEPRPLTPVSGIGGGLRWVDPVLRLDRGEVWCVLEEFTGEAPTDVRRVIAAVPLDGTAAEDRNAVRELSDGRHRFVTGPRLSPDGAHAAWIGWDHPRMPWDGTELTLAEVRDDGTFGAARTVAGGPEESVAQVEWAHDGRLLFSSDRTGWWNLYRVDPRRDTTGAEPLCPRQEEFAGPLWQVGWNWFAPLESGLIAVVHGKGATALGILDPETGEVVDAAGPWTEWASTVAAHGSRVTGVAASPRSAYEVVELDTCTGRARVVGAAHDDPVDPAYYPEPHIRTFYGPAGREIHAHVYPPHHPGHIAPDDELPPYVVWAHGGPTGRAPLVLDLAIAYFTSRGIGVAEVNYSGSTGYGRAYRNRLREQWGIADVDDCAAVALALADEGTADRARLAVRGGSAGGWTTAASLTCTDVYACGTISYPVLDLAAFASGETHDLESQYLESLVGPLDTEPGRYAERSPARHAELITAPFLLLQGLDDVICPPAQSERFLARMEGRGVPHAYIAFEGEGHGFRRADTMVRALEAELSLYAQVFRIDLAGRVPTLELTK encoded by the coding sequence ATGCAGACCCTGGCGTACGGATCATGGCCGTCGCCGATCGACGCCGAGCTCGCCGCGACCCACGACGGCGCACCCGGGTTCGTGGGCTTCGTCGGCGCCGAGACCTGGTGGACCGCGCCGCGCCCCACCGAGGCGGGCCGGCGCGCGCTGGTGCGGCGCCTGCCCGACGGCGAGGAGCGCACGGTGCTGCCCGCACCGTGGAACGTGCGCAGCCGCGTCGTCGAGTACGGCGGCCGTCCCTGGGCCGGGGCCGAGTGCCCCGAGGGTCCGCTCGTGGTCTTCGTCGACTTCGCCGACCAGCGCCTGTACGCGTACGAGCCGGACACCCCCGGCGCCGAACCGAGACCCCTGACCCCGGTCTCCGGCATCGGCGGCGGTCTGCGCTGGGTCGACCCCGTCCTCCGCCTGGACCGGGGCGAGGTCTGGTGCGTCCTCGAGGAGTTCACCGGTGAGGCGCCGACCGACGTGCGGCGCGTCATCGCCGCGGTGCCGCTCGACGGAACGGCGGCGGAGGACCGGAACGCGGTGCGTGAACTGTCCGACGGCAGGCACCGTTTCGTCACGGGCCCGCGCCTCTCGCCCGACGGCGCGCACGCCGCCTGGATCGGCTGGGACCACCCGCGCATGCCGTGGGACGGCACGGAGCTGACGCTCGCCGAGGTGCGCGACGACGGCACGTTCGGCGCGGCCCGCACGGTCGCGGGCGGTCCCGAGGAGTCGGTGGCGCAGGTCGAGTGGGCCCACGACGGGCGGCTCCTGTTCTCCAGCGACCGCACGGGCTGGTGGAACCTGTACCGGGTGGACCCGCGCCGCGACACCACCGGCGCCGAGCCGCTCTGTCCGCGCCAGGAGGAGTTCGCCGGACCGCTCTGGCAGGTCGGCTGGAACTGGTTCGCGCCGCTGGAGAGCGGACTGATCGCCGTCGTGCACGGCAAGGGCGCCACCGCCCTCGGGATACTCGACCCCGAGACGGGCGAGGTCGTCGACGCCGCGGGCCCCTGGACGGAGTGGGCCTCGACGGTCGCCGCGCACGGATCGCGCGTCACCGGCGTCGCCGCGAGCCCCCGCAGCGCGTACGAAGTCGTGGAGCTCGACACCTGCACCGGCCGCGCCCGCGTCGTCGGCGCCGCCCACGACGACCCGGTGGACCCCGCGTACTACCCGGAACCGCACATCCGCACCTTCTACGGCCCCGCAGGACGCGAGATCCACGCGCACGTCTACCCGCCGCACCACCCCGGCCACATCGCACCCGACGACGAACTGCCGCCCTACGTGGTGTGGGCGCACGGCGGCCCCACCGGCCGCGCCCCTCTCGTGCTCGATCTGGCCATCGCCTACTTCACCTCGCGCGGCATCGGCGTCGCCGAGGTCAACTACAGCGGCTCCACCGGGTACGGCCGCGCTTACCGCAACCGGCTCCGCGAGCAGTGGGGCATCGCCGACGTCGACGACTGCGCCGCCGTCGCCCTCGCCCTGGCCGACGAGGGCACCGCCGACCGCGCCCGGCTCGCCGTCCGCGGCGGCAGCGCCGGCGGCTGGACCACGGCCGCCTCCCTGACCTGCACGGACGTCTACGCCTGCGGGACGATCAGCTATCCGGTCCTCGATCTCGCCGCGTTCGCGTCGGGGGAGACCCACGACCTGGAATCCCAGTACCTGGAATCCCTCGTGGGGCCGCTCGACACCGAGCCGGGCCGGTACGCGGAACGCTCACCGGCCCGCCACGCCGAACTGATCACCGCGCCGTTCCTGCTCCTCCAGGGCCTCGACGACGTCATCTGCCCGCCCGCCCAGTCCGAGCGGTTCCTCGCGAGGATGGAGGGGCGCGGCGTACCGCACGCCTACATCGCCTTCGAGGGTGAAGGGCACGGGTTCCGCCGCGCCGACACGATGGTCCGCGCCCTGGAGGCCGAACTCTCCCTGTACGCGCAGGTGTTCAGGATCGACCTCGCGGGACGCGTCCCCACCCTGGAGCTCACCAAGTGA
- a CDS encoding LD-carboxypeptidase, translating into MRPLIRPARLTPGARVAVVAPSGPVPDDRLEAGLDILRGWDLDPVVAPHVRCRHPEFGYLAAADADRARDLAQAWCDPSVAAVFCARGGYGVQRMVDLVDWRAMRRATEAVGPKVFLGYSDITALHEAFATRLGVATLHGPMTATVDFLKNARAQEHLRTTLFAPEETRVIRAGSPHAAALVGGRARGVTLGGCVSLLAADLGTPTARTSARGGLLCVEDIGEEPYRMDRILTQLLRSGWLDGVAGIVLGSWEECGDRAELRVLFADRLGGLGVPVAEEFGFGHCDGALTVPFGVAGELDADAGTLTLDVPALV; encoded by the coding sequence GTGAGACCGCTCATACGTCCCGCGCGCCTCACGCCGGGTGCGCGGGTCGCCGTCGTCGCGCCGAGCGGCCCCGTCCCCGACGACCGTCTCGAAGCGGGCCTGGACATCCTGCGCGGCTGGGACCTGGACCCCGTCGTCGCACCCCATGTCCGGTGCCGCCACCCGGAGTTCGGCTACCTCGCGGCGGCGGACGCAGACCGCGCCCGCGACCTGGCACAGGCGTGGTGCGACCCGTCCGTGGCCGCCGTGTTCTGCGCGCGCGGCGGATACGGTGTCCAGCGCATGGTGGACCTCGTCGACTGGCGGGCGATGCGGCGCGCGACCGAAGCGGTCGGGCCCAAGGTGTTCCTCGGCTACAGCGACATCACCGCCCTGCACGAGGCGTTCGCCACCCGCCTCGGCGTCGCCACCCTGCACGGGCCGATGACCGCCACCGTCGACTTCCTCAAGAACGCGCGGGCACAGGAACATCTGCGCACCACGCTCTTCGCGCCCGAGGAGACCCGCGTCATCCGGGCCGGCTCCCCGCACGCGGCGGCCCTCGTCGGCGGCCGCGCCAGGGGCGTCACGCTCGGCGGCTGCGTGTCGCTGCTCGCCGCCGACCTCGGCACGCCCACGGCACGGACATCCGCCCGCGGCGGCCTGCTGTGCGTCGAGGACATCGGCGAGGAGCCGTACCGCATGGACCGTATCCTCACCCAACTCCTGCGCTCCGGCTGGCTCGACGGGGTGGCGGGGATCGTGCTCGGATCGTGGGAGGAGTGCGGGGACCGTGCGGAGCTGCGGGTGCTCTTCGCGGACCGGCTCGGCGGGCTCGGCGTGCCGGTGGCGGAGGAGTTCGGGTTCGGGCACTGCGACGGGGCGCTGACGGTGCCGTTCGGGGTGGCGGGCGAACTCGACGCGGACGCCGGGACGTTGACGCTGGACGTGCCGGCGCTCGTCTGA
- a CDS encoding DUF1049 domain-containing protein has protein sequence MSPNTSTGGSQGGGPGGGLMTPGRVAVAAVVVLTLVFIFENTRSTKIRLLIPEVTVPLWMALLGTGLIGALCGAYFMRRRR, from the coding sequence ATGAGCCCCAACACCTCCACGGGCGGCTCCCAGGGCGGCGGCCCGGGCGGCGGGCTGATGACACCCGGCAGGGTGGCCGTCGCCGCGGTCGTCGTCCTCACCCTCGTCTTCATCTTCGAGAACACCCGCAGCACCAAGATCCGGCTGCTCATCCCCGAGGTGACCGTCCCGCTCTGGATGGCCCTGCTCGGCACGGGCCTGATCGGCGCCCTGTGCGGGGCCTACTTCATGCGACGGAGGCGGTAG
- a CDS encoding GNAT family N-acetyltransferase, which yields MSASRPFLAEGPSVGIRPLALADGAEFTARADQSRELHRPWLFPPRTDDAFRAYAGTVIEDPAKAGFVVCDRDGGSVAGFININNIVRGGFRSGALGYGAFAHAAGRGLMSEGLGLVLTYAFEELGLHRLEANIQPGNAASIALVRRAGFRLEGFSPDFLFIDGAWRDHERWAITADMWPTRPRPAA from the coding sequence ATGTCCGCATCACGCCCCTTTCTCGCCGAAGGCCCCAGCGTGGGCATACGCCCCCTCGCCCTCGCGGACGGTGCCGAGTTCACCGCACGGGCGGACCAGAGCCGCGAGCTGCACCGGCCCTGGCTCTTCCCGCCACGCACCGACGACGCCTTCCGCGCCTACGCGGGGACGGTCATCGAGGACCCCGCCAAAGCGGGGTTCGTCGTCTGCGACCGGGACGGCGGTTCCGTCGCCGGATTCATCAACATCAACAACATCGTCCGCGGGGGCTTCCGCAGCGGCGCCCTCGGCTACGGCGCCTTCGCGCACGCCGCCGGGCGCGGCCTCATGAGCGAGGGCCTCGGACTTGTCCTCACGTACGCCTTCGAGGAACTCGGCCTGCACCGTCTGGAAGCCAACATCCAGCCCGGCAACGCGGCGTCGATCGCGCTGGTCCGCCGCGCAGGTTTCCGGCTGGAGGGCTTCTCGCCGGACTTCCTCTTCATCGACGGGGCCTGGCGCGACCACGAACGATGGGCGATCACCGCCGACATGTGGCCAACTCGGCCCCGCCCCGCCGCCTGA